The proteins below are encoded in one region of Ferroplasma acidiphilum:
- the rpoA1 gene encoding DNA-directed RNA polymerase subunit A' gives MNFNNVSKRIEKIKFALLSPDEIRKMSQIRVITPDTYDDDGYPIERGLMDLHMGVIEPGLKCATCGGKVDECPGHFGHIELAMPVVHIGFIKEIKTMLDASCKECGRIKLTDDEINNYRTQISSVDFETTDPEIIDMTLKKILDVAIQRNICPHCSSESPKVILDKPTTFREGGIKITPKEIRERLERIPDNDLLFFGINSTAARPEWMILTVLPVPPIDVRPSITLETGERSEDDLTHKLVDIIRISQRLRESRDNGSPQLIIEDLWDLLQYHITTYFDNQTAGIPPARHRSGRALKTLVQRLKGKEGRFRANLSGKRVNFSSRSVISPEPFLSMNEVGIPEVAARELTVPVLINSFNIDKMKEWIKRGTAPRTPDGKYLAGINYLIRPDGRRIKLTDQNAEINSDRIDIGWTVERQMTEGDIVLFNRQPSLHRMSMMAHAVRVLPGMTFRFNLSDCTPYNADFDGDEMNLHVIQSEESRAEARIIMKVQEQIMSPRFGGPIIGAIHDHITSLFLLTHNNPLISEDDTLHTVSYIEFDRLPEPVIKDGKKYYHGRDIFSLILPEGLNVKFKSHLCAGAKDKCEYEDDPADTYVVITDGKLVHGTIDDEAVGPFSGVIVDKIFRNIGPQAAAKFIDSVTRLAVGFLSHRGFSTGIKDYDIPKDAISRIQEISNETLEKIEKLVDAFRSGQLQPLPGRSVEDTLEVEILSSTGGVRDESGKIASQYLGLNDPSVIMARSGARAKMLNIAEVAGMVGQQSVRGGRLNRGYANRTLSHFKENDLGAYARGFIKSSYRAGLNPTEYFFHSIGGREGLVDIAVRTSRSGYMQRRLINAFEDLKVNETRRVEDTIGSVVQFKYGEDGIDPTRSDEGQTVDVDYAAYDEFGDEQ, from the coding sequence ATGAATTTTAATAATGTTTCAAAAAGAATAGAAAAAATTAAATTTGCCCTTTTGTCTCCTGATGAAATCAGGAAAATGTCACAGATCAGGGTTATAACTCCGGATACATATGACGATGATGGTTATCCCATAGAGAGGGGATTAATGGATCTTCATATGGGTGTAATAGAGCCAGGGCTTAAATGTGCTACCTGCGGTGGAAAAGTGGATGAATGCCCGGGGCATTTCGGGCATATAGAACTGGCAATGCCTGTGGTCCACATAGGTTTTATTAAGGAAATCAAAACCATGCTGGATGCCTCATGCAAGGAATGCGGCAGGATTAAATTAACAGATGATGAAATAAATAATTACCGTACACAGATAAGTTCTGTAGATTTTGAAACCACCGACCCTGAAATTATAGATATGACGCTAAAGAAAATTCTTGATGTGGCAATACAGAGAAACATATGCCCGCATTGCAGTTCAGAGAGTCCGAAGGTTATACTGGATAAGCCCACAACATTCCGTGAGGGTGGAATAAAAATAACGCCAAAGGAAATAAGGGAAAGGCTTGAAAGAATTCCCGACAACGACCTCTTATTTTTCGGGATCAACAGCACGGCAGCAAGGCCAGAATGGATGATACTTACAGTACTTCCTGTGCCACCTATTGATGTCAGGCCTTCAATTACACTGGAAACTGGAGAGAGAAGCGAGGATGACCTTACACATAAACTTGTAGATATAATTAGAATATCACAGAGACTGAGGGAAAGCAGGGATAATGGTTCTCCACAGTTAATTATTGAAGATTTATGGGATTTATTACAGTACCATATTACTACATATTTTGATAACCAGACTGCAGGGATACCCCCCGCCAGACACAGATCCGGGCGTGCTTTAAAGACACTTGTACAGAGGCTTAAGGGAAAAGAAGGCAGGTTCAGGGCAAACTTATCCGGTAAGAGGGTAAATTTCTCATCCAGAAGCGTTATCTCACCGGAACCGTTCCTTTCCATGAATGAGGTAGGAATACCTGAAGTAGCAGCCAGAGAACTTACAGTTCCAGTCCTTATAAACTCCTTTAATATAGATAAAATGAAGGAATGGATAAAAAGGGGTACTGCGCCCAGAACTCCTGATGGGAAATATTTAGCAGGCATAAATTACCTTATAAGGCCTGATGGCAGAAGAATAAAGCTTACAGACCAGAATGCTGAAATAAACAGTGACCGTATTGATATAGGATGGACAGTAGAGCGCCAGATGACGGAAGGAGATATTGTACTGTTCAACAGGCAGCCTTCACTTCATAGAATGTCCATGATGGCACATGCAGTAAGGGTTCTCCCTGGAATGACATTCAGGTTTAATTTATCAGATTGCACCCCATATAATGCTGATTTTGATGGGGATGAGATGAATTTGCACGTTATACAGAGTGAGGAATCAAGGGCAGAAGCCAGGATAATCATGAAAGTACAGGAACAGATCATGTCACCCAGGTTTGGTGGGCCTATTATAGGAGCCATACATGACCACATAACATCACTTTTCCTCCTTACGCACAATAATCCTCTGATCAGTGAGGATGATACACTGCATACAGTTTCATATATTGAGTTTGACAGGCTTCCGGAACCGGTTATAAAAGACGGCAAGAAGTATTACCATGGCAGGGATATTTTTTCGCTTATATTGCCTGAAGGATTAAATGTTAAATTCAAAAGCCATCTATGCGCAGGTGCCAAGGATAAATGTGAATATGAGGATGATCCTGCAGATACGTATGTTGTTATCACAGATGGAAAACTGGTTCATGGAACAATTGATGATGAAGCAGTTGGGCCATTTTCCGGTGTTATAGTTGATAAAATATTCAGAAATATAGGACCACAGGCAGCTGCAAAATTTATTGATAGTGTAACAAGGCTTGCTGTTGGGTTTTTGAGCCACAGGGGCTTCTCCACAGGTATCAAAGACTATGATATACCGAAGGATGCTATTTCCAGAATTCAGGAAATATCCAATGAAACACTTGAAAAAATAGAAAAACTGGTGGATGCTTTCAGGTCAGGACAGTTACAGCCGTTGCCCGGGAGATCCGTAGAGGATACCCTTGAAGTTGAAATACTTAGCAGCACGGGTGGTGTCAGGGATGAATCAGGTAAAATTGCATCACAGTATCTGGGGTTAAATGATCCGTCCGTTATCATGGCAAGATCCGGTGCAAGGGCAAAAATGCTTAATATAGCAGAAGTAGCCGGAATGGTAGGGCAACAATCAGTCAGGGGAGGCAGGCTCAACAGAGGATATGCGAACAGGACACTTTCACATTTCAAGGAAAATGATCTTGGAGCATATGCAAGGGGATTTATTAAATCCTCATACAGGGCAGGTTTAAATCCCACAGAATATTTCTTCCACAGTATCGGAGGCAGAGAAGGACTGGTGGATATAGCAGTAAGGACATCAAGGAGCGGCTACATGCAGAGAAGGCTTATCAACGCTTTCGAGGACCTCAAGGTAAATGAAACTAGAAGAGTTGAAGACACAATAGGTTCAGTTGTCCAGTTTAAATATGGAGAAGACGGCATAGACCCGACCAGAAGTGATGAGGGCCAGACGGTTGACGTAGATTATGCAGCATATGATGAATTTGGTGATGAACAATGA
- a CDS encoding DNA-directed RNA polymerase subunit B gives MNPILDAFFKSESVVNYQIDSMNYFYASKNNPDNIMQQIVDETKISDDATPGVIDLDPSKTKGKDIKIYFGRERQNGKATGDPTIWVDKPEIKEASGATNQITPQEARLRDLNYMAPIMLRLRIVEDGIERDANTIKIGEIPVMVRSKICTLSEQNLDLYIEKNNGPIDETRENKLRYVDEDPTDPGGYFIIGGSERVIVSLEDLAPNKILVEYEEKYDSRVEVAKIFSQKSGFRALISMEKGSDGIINVSIPTVAGTIPLVILMKALGIDKDVDIHEAIYTDPRMDPLIYANIEDSRNLKILPPNGINNNEDALSYLKKRFAAGQAKEFRDKKITQMLDRALLPHLGDDVSDRLKKAIYLGRMARSLLELNLGMRHVDDKDHYANKRIKLSGDLLDELFRNAFQSVMKDLKYQLEKTYNKKRGIRLRPAVRQDLLTQKVLHSMATGNWIGGRTGVSQLLDRTSNMSTLSHLRRIISPLTRSQPHFEARDLHPTQWGRICPNETPEGQNCGLVKNASLIINVTQGIDPDIVMEELQNMDIHEVTKEEASGRIYLNGDFIGYHNDPAILTDTIRNLRRSGKLSNEVNVKYDSNTNEVIINCDRGRLRRPLFVVNEGKTVMNEEMLEKLRMGEYTVNDLISSGAIEWLDAEEEENAYISVFPFEFPDNCPDCGKVLYRDNVTWINPGNSDVTLECDECHAHFKGTNNLSMDHTHCEIDASMILGVVASLIPYPEHNSSPRITIASAMIKQSIGLPQANYRIRTDTRGHLLHYPQIPLVTTKVMDFIKYRRKPAGQNFVVAIVSYHGYNMQDAIIMNKASIERGLGRSSFFRTYTAEERRYPGGQEDKFEIPSHDVLGARAEEYYKNLDENGIIFPESKVEGSDVLVGKTSPPRFLEEENADKLGPLRRRESSVTVRPTESGYVDNVFLTVSESNSRIIKVKVRSDRIPQPGDKFASRHGQKGVIGYVAAQEDMPFTEDGIIPDLLFNPHSVPSRMTLGHVLEMMGAKVSTMSGENIDSTIFDGEPERSLREQLKKYGFRESGNEVMYDGITGKKFEVDIFMGVIYYQKLHHMVASKFHARSRGPVQILTRQPTEGRSRQGGLRFGEMERDTLIAHGASMVIKDRLLDQSDGTILYVCGNPTCGHIAIYDFRKGTLRCPACGNTGNIYPIETSYAFKLMRDELSSMGIVMRLELGDMK, from the coding sequence ATGAATCCTATTTTAGATGCGTTTTTCAAATCAGAGAGTGTAGTTAATTATCAGATTGATTCCATGAATTATTTTTATGCTTCAAAGAACAATCCAGATAATATAATGCAACAGATAGTGGATGAGACCAAGATATCCGATGATGCAACACCTGGAGTAATAGATCTTGACCCTTCAAAAACAAAGGGCAAGGACATAAAAATTTATTTTGGCAGGGAAAGGCAGAATGGCAAGGCTACGGGAGATCCAACGATATGGGTAGACAAACCTGAAATCAAGGAAGCTTCCGGTGCTACAAACCAGATAACACCACAGGAAGCCAGGCTCAGGGACCTTAACTATATGGCACCCATAATGTTGCGGCTGCGTATAGTGGAAGATGGGATAGAAAGAGATGCAAATACCATTAAAATAGGGGAAATACCGGTAATGGTAAGATCAAAAATATGTACATTGTCAGAACAGAATCTGGACCTTTACATTGAAAAAAACAATGGCCCTATAGATGAAACAAGGGAGAACAAACTGAGATATGTAGACGAGGATCCCACAGACCCTGGAGGATATTTTATCATTGGCGGATCAGAGAGGGTAATAGTTTCACTGGAAGACCTTGCGCCAAATAAGATACTTGTTGAGTACGAAGAAAAATATGATTCAAGGGTAGAAGTTGCAAAGATTTTCTCCCAGAAGAGCGGATTCAGGGCATTGATATCTATGGAAAAAGGAAGCGATGGTATAATTAACGTTTCTATACCCACTGTAGCTGGAACAATACCTCTTGTAATACTGATGAAGGCGCTGGGAATCGACAAGGATGTTGATATCCATGAAGCAATTTATACCGATCCGAGAATGGATCCATTAATCTATGCCAATATAGAGGATTCAAGAAATCTTAAAATTCTGCCACCCAATGGAATTAACAATAATGAAGATGCACTGTCTTACCTGAAAAAGAGGTTTGCTGCAGGGCAGGCCAAAGAGTTCAGGGATAAGAAGATCACACAGATGCTGGATCGTGCTTTGCTTCCACACCTTGGAGATGATGTTTCAGACAGGTTAAAGAAGGCTATTTACCTTGGAAGAATGGCAAGATCACTTCTTGAGCTTAATTTAGGAATGCGTCATGTTGACGATAAAGACCATTATGCAAATAAGAGAATCAAACTTTCCGGCGACCTTCTGGATGAACTTTTCAGAAATGCATTCCAGTCAGTTATGAAAGATCTGAAATACCAGCTGGAAAAAACTTACAATAAAAAAAGAGGTATCAGGCTGAGGCCTGCAGTCAGGCAGGATCTGCTCACACAGAAAGTACTGCATTCCATGGCAACAGGAAACTGGATAGGTGGAAGGACAGGCGTGTCCCAGCTGCTGGACAGGACATCCAATATGTCCACATTGAGCCATCTGAGAAGGATTATTTCTCCACTGACAAGATCGCAGCCGCATTTTGAGGCCAGAGATCTCCACCCGACACAGTGGGGGAGAATTTGCCCTAACGAGACCCCGGAAGGTCAGAACTGTGGCCTGGTTAAAAATGCATCACTTATAATTAATGTAACCCAGGGAATAGATCCTGATATTGTAATGGAAGAATTGCAAAACATGGACATACACGAAGTAACAAAGGAAGAAGCTTCCGGGCGTATTTACCTGAATGGGGATTTCATAGGGTACCATAATGACCCGGCAATACTCACCGACACAATAAGAAATTTAAGAAGGTCGGGAAAATTATCAAACGAGGTAAATGTTAAATACGATTCCAACACAAATGAGGTTATTATTAACTGCGACCGCGGAAGGCTAAGAAGGCCATTATTTGTCGTAAATGAAGGAAAAACAGTAATGAATGAGGAAATGCTCGAGAAATTGAGAATGGGCGAATATACAGTAAATGACCTTATTTCCAGTGGAGCCATAGAATGGCTTGATGCTGAAGAAGAGGAAAACGCATATATATCAGTATTTCCATTCGAATTTCCCGATAATTGCCCGGATTGTGGCAAAGTTCTTTACAGGGATAATGTCACATGGATAAATCCAGGAAATAGTGATGTTACTCTTGAGTGCGATGAATGCCATGCACACTTTAAGGGTACAAATAACCTATCCATGGACCATACACACTGTGAAATAGATGCTTCAATGATCCTTGGAGTTGTTGCTTCCCTTATTCCATATCCGGAACATAACTCCTCACCAAGAATAACAATAGCTTCTGCAATGATTAAGCAGTCCATAGGGTTGCCACAGGCAAATTACAGGATAAGGACAGATACCAGGGGGCATTTATTGCACTACCCGCAGATTCCACTTGTTACAACCAAGGTTATGGATTTCATTAAATACAGGAGGAAGCCTGCAGGCCAGAATTTTGTTGTAGCAATAGTATCCTACCATGGGTACAACATGCAGGATGCAATTATAATGAACAAAGCATCTATAGAAAGAGGGCTGGGCAGGAGTTCATTCTTCAGGACATATACAGCAGAGGAAAGAAGATATCCAGGAGGGCAGGAAGATAAATTTGAAATTCCAAGCCACGATGTGCTTGGGGCCAGAGCTGAAGAATATTATAAAAATCTTGATGAAAATGGAATAATATTCCCCGAATCTAAAGTAGAAGGTTCAGATGTGCTTGTTGGAAAAACATCACCACCGAGATTTCTGGAGGAAGAAAATGCCGACAAACTTGGCCCACTGAGAAGGAGGGAATCTTCTGTTACAGTAAGGCCTACTGAATCCGGATATGTTGACAATGTTTTCCTTACAGTTTCTGAAAGCAACAGCAGGATAATTAAAGTTAAAGTAAGAAGCGACAGGATACCCCAGCCAGGTGACAAATTTGCTTCAAGGCATGGGCAGAAAGGAGTTATAGGTTATGTAGCCGCCCAGGAAGACATGCCATTCACAGAGGATGGAATTATACCCGACCTGCTTTTCAATCCACATTCAGTTCCTTCGAGGATGACTCTGGGACATGTGCTTGAAATGATGGGTGCAAAGGTTTCTACAATGAGCGGTGAGAATATAGATTCCACAATATTTGATGGGGAACCTGAGAGAAGCCTCAGGGAACAGTTAAAGAAATATGGGTTCCGTGAATCCGGAAACGAAGTCATGTATGATGGAATTACCGGAAAGAAATTTGAAGTGGATATATTTATGGGCGTAATTTATTACCAGAAACTCCACCATATGGTAGCCAGCAAGTTCCATGCAAGGTCTAGAGGCCCTGTACAGATACTTACCAGGCAGCCAACAGAAGGCAGATCAAGGCAGGGAGGTCTGAGATTTGGTGAAATGGAAAGGGATACTCTGATAGCCCATGGTGCGTCTATGGTTATAAAAGACCGTTTGCTGGATCAGAGTGATGGTACAATACTCTATGTTTGTGGAAACCCTACCTGCGGGCATATAGCTATTTATGATTTCAGGAAAGGGACATTGCGGTGTCCTGCATGTGGCAATACAGGCAATATTTATCCCATAGAAACAAGTTATGCATTTAAATTGATGAGGGATGAATTAAGTTCAATGGGAATTGTAATGAGATTGGAGCTGGGTGATATGAAATGA
- a CDS encoding DNA-directed RNA polymerase subunit H has product MSKFNVLEHEIVPEHHLVPVEDEESVLTKLNVTKENLPKISINDPTIKALEEIHGTLEPGRVVKIIRKSPTAGYYEYYRVIVKSVI; this is encoded by the coding sequence ATGAGTAAGTTCAATGTGCTTGAGCACGAAATAGTGCCAGAACACCATCTGGTGCCTGTGGAAGATGAGGAAAGCGTTTTAACAAAGCTTAATGTGACAAAAGAGAACCTGCCGAAAATTAGCATTAATGACCCTACAATTAAGGCACTGGAGGAAATTCACGGAACACTTGAGCCGGGCCGGGTAGTTAAAATTATTCGCAAAAGCCCCACTGCAGGTTATTATGAGTATTATAGAGTTATTGTTAAGAGTGTGATATAA
- the mtnA gene encoding S-methyl-5-thioribose-1-phosphate isomerase: protein MKVNINGVSKAILAVWFEDNQVKLIDQRKIPETIEIYSAKNSDDIYYAIKNMVVRGAPAIGVTAAYGLAMASKNKENMEEAVKVISSSRPTAYDLFKAIDFMKANNFSESAAKRYALEITERSRKIGEYGNTLIQANDHILTHCNAGALAVVDWGTALAPMRMAHDAGKKFFVYVDETRPRLQGAKLTAWELQQEGIDYSIIADNAAGHFMKNKDINLAIVGADRIAANGDFANKIGTYEKAVLAKVNNIPFYVAAPGSTFDFSLKNGDGIPIEERDESEVLTVNNSRIGPVEGHARNPAFDVTPNEYVTAFITEYGIFKPGELKKLYSLIHEDLFMR, encoded by the coding sequence ATGAAAGTTAACATAAACGGCGTGTCAAAGGCAATTCTTGCAGTATGGTTTGAAGATAACCAGGTAAAACTGATAGATCAGAGAAAAATTCCGGAAACAATTGAGATATATTCTGCAAAAAATAGTGATGATATTTACTATGCAATTAAAAATATGGTCGTCCGCGGGGCACCAGCAATAGGTGTTACTGCAGCATATGGGTTGGCTATGGCTTCTAAAAATAAGGAAAATATGGAGGAAGCTGTTAAGGTCATATCATCATCAAGGCCCACAGCTTATGATCTCTTCAAGGCAATTGATTTTATGAAGGCAAATAATTTTTCAGAATCAGCAGCAAAGAGGTACGCCCTTGAAATAACAGAAAGATCCAGAAAGATAGGGGAATATGGAAATACGCTTATACAGGCTAATGACCATATACTCACACATTGCAATGCAGGGGCACTTGCGGTGGTTGACTGGGGAACTGCCCTAGCACCTATGAGGATGGCGCATGATGCTGGCAAAAAATTTTTTGTCTATGTTGATGAAACCAGGCCCAGATTGCAGGGTGCGAAACTTACTGCATGGGAACTCCAGCAGGAAGGCATAGATTATTCAATAATAGCAGATAATGCTGCAGGGCATTTCATGAAGAATAAAGACATAAACCTTGCAATAGTAGGTGCTGACAGGATAGCGGCGAATGGTGATTTTGCCAACAAGATTGGAACCTATGAAAAGGCAGTTCTTGCAAAGGTGAACAATATACCCTTTTACGTTGCTGCACCCGGAAGCACCTTTGATTTTTCCCTGAAAAACGGTGATGGTATACCCATAGAGGAAAGGGATGAAAGCGAAGTATTGACTGTCAACAATTCAAGGATCGGGCCGGTTGAAGGGCATGCCAGGAATCCTGCATTTGATGTTACACCAAATGAATATGTAACCGCATTCATAACGGAATATGGCATATTCAAGCCTGGGGAACTTAAAAAATTGTATAGTTTAATTCACGAAGATCTCTTTATGAGGTAA
- a CDS encoding tryptophan--tRNA ligase, giving the protein MINPWSSAQYFDYEKLIKEFGIQRPDNYFDYFMFRRHLIFGQRGIDYLEYSIKNKIKFNAMTGLMPSGKMHLGNKLTIDQIIYFQSLGADVYIAVADLESYATRGISFDKARNIAINEYIANYISMGLKPCRIYFQSENYDTQSLSFVLSNETNMSELKSIYGLTDSSSILHVNAPIIQAADVLHTQLGHLGGPRATIVPVGIDQDPHIRLMRDIAKRLRVYNVKIEDNKISIYIKGSDDPADKINSAISVLGNSGYECMPNYEYRAIYVKNSTGEDKIKIDMMLAIEESRINDYAFIEPSATFQKLETGLKGGKMSSSVPDSLISLNDTGEEATRKIKHAVTGGKQTIEEQKKYGGNPDICPVFELYKYHNSNDKYVTRVYEECKGGVRMCGPCKIEAAENISGMLKTLAEKKDESLGKLDDYLIKRSS; this is encoded by the coding sequence ATGATAAATCCGTGGAGTTCGGCACAGTATTTTGACTACGAGAAATTAATTAAAGAATTCGGAATTCAAAGGCCCGATAACTATTTTGACTATTTTATGTTCAGGCGCCACCTGATATTCGGGCAAAGGGGGATAGATTATCTGGAATATTCAATTAAAAACAAAATTAAATTCAATGCTATGACAGGATTAATGCCTTCGGGCAAAATGCACCTGGGCAACAAACTCACCATAGACCAGATAATATATTTCCAGTCACTGGGAGCGGATGTCTACATTGCTGTGGCAGACCTGGAATCGTATGCGACAAGGGGAATAAGCTTTGACAAGGCCCGCAATATAGCAATAAATGAATACATAGCCAATTATATATCCATGGGGCTTAAGCCATGCAGGATATATTTCCAGTCTGAAAATTACGATACGCAGAGTTTATCATTTGTCCTATCCAACGAAACAAATATGAGCGAGTTAAAATCAATATATGGATTGACAGATTCATCTTCTATATTGCATGTAAATGCACCTATAATACAGGCTGCAGATGTTCTGCATACACAGCTGGGCCATCTGGGTGGGCCCAGGGCAACCATTGTGCCTGTTGGAATTGACCAGGACCCTCATATAAGGCTTATGCGTGACATTGCTAAAAGGTTAAGGGTTTACAATGTGAAAATTGAAGATAATAAAATTTCTATCTACATAAAGGGCAGCGATGACCCTGCAGATAAAATCAATTCAGCCATAAGTGTGCTGGGGAACAGTGGATATGAATGCATGCCAAATTATGAATACCGTGCCATATATGTTAAAAATTCCACAGGCGAGGATAAGATAAAAATAGATATGATGCTTGCCATTGAAGAAAGCCGGATAAACGATTATGCGTTTATTGAGCCGTCGGCAACGTTCCAGAAACTGGAAACTGGATTAAAAGGAGGCAAAATGTCCTCTTCTGTTCCTGATTCACTTATAAGCCTTAATGATACTGGAGAAGAAGCAACCAGAAAGATAAAGCATGCAGTAACAGGCGGCAAACAGACCATTGAAGAGCAGAAAAAATATGGGGGAAATCCGGATATATGCCCTGTTTTTGAACTTTATAAATACCATAACAGCAACGATAAGTATGTAACCAGGGTCTATGAAGAATGCAAGGGCGGCGTAAGAATGTGCGGGCCGTGCAAAATAGAAGCTGCTGAAAATATATCAGGAATGTTAAAAACACTTGCAGAAAAAAAGGATGAATCACTTGGAAAGCTGGATGATTACCTCATAAAGAGATCTTCGTGA
- a CDS encoding MFS transporter: MNSYKTISDAPSTPFVRKITVLSSMGVMMDGYTLTVFSYALLYLINVMSLKSYEISIMGISSIGGVLIGSLISGYIADIYGRRFIYIYDLFLVSIFIFLTGFATNYINFSILELIVGIGIGADYPVSSSIQAEFSPTKSRGKFMFFNIFSFSIGSLIFLGLAVPLVLFTGVNAWRYMYMIGAVFPILVLFSRKKIPESPYWVQHKYGKEAGEGAKKQFEASTGYTIEGLPDVSREKTRFRDIFKGKYAAYIMFITVAWFSYDIVSYGIWTYSPLIFSTEITSYYADLYVVFTGMAESIPVVVGFLIAIYYVDRIGRRLLLIIGFLGAFAVLILFFFVNQYMVVGLLMTFSAFGFVHFFHNVGPSPITYTYPLEIFPTRIRGTAMGFATSVSRIGSIVAVFSFPIIDALYGLKAIIIFFAIFEFIGLAFTLKYAPETNGKSLT, encoded by the coding sequence ATGAACAGTTATAAAACAATTTCAGATGCACCATCAACACCATTTGTCCGGAAGATTACAGTGCTATCATCCATGGGAGTTATGATGGATGGCTACACGCTCACTGTTTTCTCATATGCATTGCTATACCTGATCAATGTAATGTCGCTGAAAAGTTATGAGATCTCAATTATGGGAATATCATCAATAGGGGGCGTCCTGATCGGGAGTCTCATTTCCGGTTATATAGCAGATATTTACGGGAGACGTTTCATATACATATATGATCTATTCCTGGTTTCTATATTTATTTTCCTTACAGGATTTGCCACAAATTACATAAATTTTTCAATACTTGAATTAATTGTTGGAATAGGCATAGGTGCTGATTACCCTGTGAGCTCTTCAATCCAGGCAGAATTTTCGCCTACAAAATCCCGTGGCAAATTTATGTTTTTTAATATATTCTCATTTTCAATAGGTTCACTGATATTTCTCGGGCTTGCAGTGCCGCTTGTATTGTTTACAGGGGTGAACGCATGGCGGTATATGTATATGATTGGCGCAGTGTTCCCAATTCTTGTCCTGTTTTCACGGAAGAAGATACCGGAAAGCCCGTACTGGGTACAGCATAAATATGGAAAGGAGGCAGGTGAAGGGGCGAAGAAGCAATTTGAAGCTTCAACAGGATACACCATAGAAGGTTTGCCTGATGTTAGCAGGGAAAAAACAAGATTCAGGGACATATTTAAGGGCAAATATGCCGCCTATATTATGTTTATTACTGTGGCATGGTTTTCATACGATATCGTCAGTTACGGCATATGGACCTATTCACCTCTCATATTTTCAACTGAAATTACATCATACTATGCTGATCTCTATGTGGTGTTTACCGGCATGGCTGAATCAATTCCGGTGGTTGTAGGATTCCTGATTGCAATATACTATGTAGACCGCATAGGGCGCCGCCTTCTCCTTATAATAGGATTTTTAGGGGCCTTTGCAGTACTTATATTATTCTTCTTTGTGAACCAGTATATGGTAGTAGGCCTTTTGATGACTTTCAGCGCCTTCGGGTTTGTTCACTTTTTCCATAATGTAGGGCCGAGCCCGATAACATATACGTATCCACTGGAGATATTTCCCACCAGAATAAGGGGCACTGCAATGGGTTTTGCCACTTCAGTTTCAAGAATTGGATCTATAGTTGCTGTATTTTCATTTCCTATAATAGATGCATTATACGGATTGAAGGCAATAATAATTTTCTTCGCCATATTCGAATTCATCGGACTAGCATTTACATTAAAATATGCACCGGAAACAAATGGGAAATCCTTAACATAA